A stretch of the Synechocystis sp. PCC 7338 genome encodes the following:
- a CDS encoding ATP-binding cassette domain-containing protein: MRLGIIGHNGAGRSTLLKILSRITEPTEGRISIKGRVASLVEVGTGFLLN, translated from the coding sequence GTGCGCCTGGGGATTATTGGTCACAATGGGGCGGGGAGGTCAACGCTGTTAAAGATTCTCAGCCGGATTACGGAGCCGACAGAGGGACGGATTTCGATTAAGGGTCGGGTGGCGAGTTTGGTGGAGGTGGGAACGGGTTTCCTCCTGAACTGA
- a CDS encoding DUF29 domain-containing protein — MAQTTMPPSLYEQDYPAWLDLTLAQLKSQDFGALDWVNLIEEIEELGREQRHKVESYLLRLLIHLLLYEYWQAERPWSGKGWEKEIDNFRLELDFLLESQVLCNYFLSILEKSYAKARKWAIRKSNLPPLTFPETCPYSSEKILDFGWLPPVISS, encoded by the coding sequence ATGGCTCAGACCACCATGCCTCCGTCACTTTATGAACAGGACTATCCTGCATGGCTGGATTTAACTCTGGCCCAACTTAAGAGTCAGGACTTCGGCGCCCTTGACTGGGTTAATTTAATTGAGGAAATAGAGGAGTTGGGTCGAGAACAACGCCATAAGGTTGAAAGCTATTTATTGCGCCTGCTGATTCACCTATTACTGTACGAGTATTGGCAAGCTGAACGTCCTTGGTCTGGCAAAGGTTGGGAAAAAGAAATTGATAATTTTCGATTAGAATTAGATTTTCTGCTGGAATCTCAAGTTCTTTGCAATTATTTTTTATCTATTCTGGAGAAAAGTTATGCTAAGGCTCGAAAATGGGCTATTAGAAAATCTAACCTACCGCCATTAACCTTTCCGGAAACTTGTCCTTATTCATCTGAGAAGATTCTTGACTTTGGCTGGTTACCCCCAGTCATTTCGTCATGA
- a CDS encoding Uma2 family endonuclease yields MIIAPEKSKPADNYLILSNISWEKFEQIEITFADVEGVRFVYLDGELGIMILGAKHEYYKRTISLLLEAYLRATNIRFYSGGSATLGNKNITGRKEPDESYRLDNKKEIPDLVIEVIISSGNINILEIYRRIGIPEVWFYEDGGLTVYSLIDQQYNKVNHSNLLPDLNLEIVTEYINHPDQYDAVTELVNEL; encoded by the coding sequence ATGATAATCGCACCAGAGAAATCTAAACCGGCGGATAATTACTTAATCTTATCTAATATTTCTTGGGAAAAATTCGAGCAGATTGAAATCACTTTTGCCGATGTGGAAGGAGTCAGATTTGTTTATTTGGACGGTGAATTAGGAATTATGATTTTAGGTGCGAAGCATGAATATTACAAGAGGACGATCAGTTTATTGCTGGAAGCGTATTTAAGGGCAACGAATATTAGATTTTACAGTGGTGGAAGTGCGACATTAGGCAATAAAAATATAACGGGCAGAAAGGAACCAGATGAGTCCTATCGCCTTGACAATAAAAAAGAAATTCCTGATTTAGTGATTGAAGTAATTATCAGCAGTGGCAATATAAATATTTTGGAAATATACCGTCGCATTGGTATTCCTGAAGTCTGGTTCTATGAAGATGGGGGGTTAACGGTTTATAGTTTAATAGACCAGCAATATAACAAAGTTAACCACAGCAATTTATTGCCGGATTTAAATCTAGAGATTGTGACAGAATATATTAACCATCCTGATCAGTATGATGCGGTAACGGAACTTGTCAACGAATTATAA
- a CDS encoding NAD-dependent epimerase — protein sequence MSKILVTGAAGFIGFHLCRRLLADGKVVTGLDNLNDYYDVSLKEARLVQLQAQPNFSFTKLDLSDRQGMAELFAQEKPDLVVHLAAQAGVRHSLQNPHAYVDSNLVGFVNVLEGCRHHSVNHLVYASSSSVYGANQKIPFAVTDNVDQPVSLYAATKKANELMAHTYSHLYGLPTTGLRFFTVYGPWGRPDMAYFSFTRAILAGEPIKVFNHGQMRRDFTYIDDVIEGLVRVLGHVPGAEAMTPYRLYNIGNHSPVNLGDFIAILEQCLGKRAEKVLLPMQPGDVPETYADVENLMADVGFSPATPLAVGLDKFTSWYRRFYG from the coding sequence ATGAGTAAAATTTTAGTGACGGGGGCGGCGGGATTTATTGGTTTTCATTTATGCCGACGTTTATTGGCCGATGGCAAAGTTGTTACGGGTCTGGATAATCTCAATGATTATTATGATGTTTCCCTTAAGGAAGCTCGTTTGGTTCAATTACAAGCACAGCCAAATTTTAGCTTTACGAAACTTGATCTATCAGATCGCCAAGGGATGGCGGAGTTATTTGCCCAGGAGAAGCCAGATTTGGTGGTGCATTTAGCGGCCCAGGCGGGGGTGAGACATTCTCTTCAGAATCCCCACGCCTATGTGGACAGTAATCTGGTGGGGTTTGTCAATGTGTTGGAGGGCTGTCGCCATCATTCGGTCAACCATTTGGTCTATGCGTCGTCCAGTTCGGTATATGGAGCGAATCAAAAAATTCCTTTTGCGGTGACGGATAATGTGGACCAGCCGGTGAGTTTGTATGCGGCAACGAAGAAGGCCAATGAGTTGATGGCCCACACCTATAGTCATCTTTATGGGCTACCGACGACGGGACTACGGTTTTTTACGGTCTATGGCCCCTGGGGTCGGCCGGATATGGCTTATTTTTCTTTCACTAGGGCAATTTTGGCGGGGGAACCGATTAAGGTGTTTAACCACGGGCAGATGCGGCGAGATTTCACCTATATTGATGATGTAATTGAGGGGCTGGTGCGGGTGCTTGGCCATGTTCCCGGTGCTGAAGCTATGACCCCCTATCGTCTTTACAATATTGGCAACCATAGTCCGGTTAACTTGGGAGATTTTATTGCTATTTTGGAGCAATGTTTGGGAAAAAGGGCAGAGAAGGTTTTGTTGCCGATGCAACCAGGGGATGTGCCGGAAACCTATGCTGATGTGGAGAATTTGATGGCAGATGTGGGCTTTTCTCCGGCCACTCCTTTGGCTGTGGGTTTGGACAAGTTCACCAGTTGGTATCGGAGGTTTTATGGTTGA